The Engraulis encrasicolus isolate BLACKSEA-1 chromosome 4, IST_EnEncr_1.0, whole genome shotgun sequence genome includes a window with the following:
- the rxfp3.3a3 gene encoding relaxin-3 receptor 1, whose product MTDLAMMNATLNMTLGDSGWYGTAEDIDLPADSPVLRIIISVIYSVVCAVGLVGNLLVFFLMKPKRGKKSSTLNYFIFNLALTDFQFVLTLPFWAVDIALDFSWPFGDAMCKIIMSVTVLNMYAGPFFLLAMSITRYWSVASATKGHSCKPLCSVKWVCAFLWILATLATAPTAIFSTVTSVAGETLCLLKFPGGQYWLGMYNLQKIIVAFVFPMLILSVSYLLLVRFVKKRSMNNHASRRKLHLTKSVTIVVMAFFLCWLPNHAITMWGVLVKLNVVPWDDAYYIVQTYIHPATVCLAQTNSCLNPFIYCLTRREFRKKLKHLVLHLTNRSDTLSLQTRSTRQMD is encoded by the coding sequence ATGACGGATTTGGCGATGATGAACGCAACATTAAACATGACACTGGGGGACAGTGGTTGGTATGGAACTGCAGAAGATATCGACTTGCCTGCAGACAGCCCCGTCTTGAGGATCATTATTTCGGTCATCTACTCTGTCGTGTGCGCTGTGGGTTTAGTGGGCAACCTACTGGTCTTCTTTTTGATGAAACCCAAACGAGGCAAGAAGAGCTCCACACTAAACTATTTCATTTTCAACTTGGCTTTAACAGACTTTCAGTTTGTGTTGACTTTGCCATTCTGGGCGGTGGATATTGCGCTAGATTTCAGCTGGCCATTTGGAGACGCCATGTGCAAAATTattatgtctgtgactgtgttgaACATGTATGCaggtcctttctttcttttagcAATGAGCATCACACGTTACTGGTCAGTGGCATCGGCTACCAAAGGCCATTCTTGTAAACCACTGTGTTCAGTCAAGTGGGTGTGCGCTTTTCTGTGGATTCTCGCCACTCTGGCCACCGCGCCAACAGCCATCTTCTCCACAGTCACCAGCGTCGCCGGGGAGACACTGTGTCTCTTAAAGTTTCCCGGAGGACAGTACTGGCTGGGAATGTACAACCTTCAGAAAATCATTGTCGCATTTGTTTTCCCCATGTTGATTTTATCGGTGAGCTATTTGTTGCTTGTGCGCTTCGTGAAAAAGCGAAGCATGAATAACCATGCGTCAAGACGGAAATTGCATCTAACCAAATCTGTTACCATCGTCGTTATGGCGTTCTTTCTGTGCTGGTTGCCCAACCATGCCATTACGATGTGGGGAGTGTTGGTCAAACTAAATGTTGTCCCCTGGGATGATGCATACTACATTGTACAGACATACATTCACCCTGCAACCGTTTGCCTTGCCCAAACAAACAGCTGTTTAAATCCGTTCATCTACTGCCTGACCAGAAGGGAGTTTCGGAAGAAACTGAAACACCTTGTGCTTCATTTGACAAACCGCTCCGACACCCTCTCTCTACAAACAAGATCTACCCGTCAGATGGACTAG